The sequence GGTCGAGGGGAACACGGTCGTCTGGAAACCAGCCGAGCAGACGCCGTGGTGTGGCCAGATCATCGCGGAGATGTTCGAGGATGCGGGCATCCCCGACGGCGTCTTCAACATGATCCAGGGGTACGGCGACGCCGGCGCGGCGATCACCGACGACGAGCGCGTCGACACCGTTCTCTTCACGGGATCGGCTGAGGTCGGCCAGGAGATCGCCAGCAAGGTCGGCAGCGAACCCGGCAAGCTCGCGGCCTGCGAGATGGGCGGCAAGAACGGCATCGTCGTCACCGAGGAAGCGGATCTGGATATCGCCGTTCACTCCGCGGTTATGTCAAGCTTCAAGACGACGGGTCAGCGCTGCGTCTCGAGTGAACGGCTGATCATCCACGAGGAGATCTACGACGAGTTCAAGGAGCGGTTCGTCGAGATCGCCGAGGACGTCGCGGTCGGCGACCCCCTTGAGGAGTCGACGTTCATGGGGCCGGCGATCGAGGCCGAACACCTCGAGAAAATCGAGAAACACAACGAACTCGCTCGCAAGGAGGGTGCCAACGTCCTCGTCGACCGCTTCGAACTCGAGGACGAGGAGATTCCGGACGGTCACGAGGACGGCAACTGGGTCGGTCCCTTCGTCTACGAGATCGACTACGATACCGACCTGCGCTGTCTGAAGGAGGAGTGTTTCGGCCCCCACGTTGCCATGCTCGAGTATGAGGGTGATATCGAGCGCGCGCTCGAGATTCACAACGACACGCCCTATGGGCTGGCGGGGGCGATCGTCTCCGAGGATTACCGCCAGATCAACTACTTCCGGGACTACGCGGAGCTCGGACTCGCGTATGCAAACCTCCCTTGTATTGGTGCCGAGGTTCACTTGCCGTTCGGCGGCGTCAAGCAGTCCGGGAACAGCTACCCCAGTGCACGCGAGGCCATCGAGGCCGTCACCGAACGCACCGCCTGGACGATAAACAACTCGAAGGAGATAGAGATGGCCCAGGGGCTGTCCGCCGACATCACGAAGGACGACTGAGCCCCGTCTCGGTTCTTCGGTGAGAAGTCTGTTCCCTTTCTGTCCGTTTCGTATTCGACCGGTTCTCCTCGTCATCGACGTTCGAGAGCCGGTACTCCGCCCCGCGGTCATGGAGCGCAGAGCGATAGACCGACCGTCGCGGTGCCCGACTGCAAAGATATATGATGCCCCGTCTCGAGTATCGAATCGAACGCGGTATGAGTAGAACTTCATACGGTACGTACTGTCCAGTCTGTGGCACCGACCTGCACACATCCGATTCCGGACAGCGCTGCGAGAACTGTTACTGGGACCGACACATGAGACAACCAAGCGACTGAATCGATCACGATCGAACCGCGAACCGCAAGCAGACGACGGACAACTTTTTCGGGGAGCGTCGCCTCTCCGGGACCTGTCTCGAGACGTGAGATGGCTCACTGAGTGATGCTGCGAGGTAATTGGATAGTTCGGATGCCTGCCGTTCAGCGCACGACCGTTCTAGTCGGCGGTGAACCTCATCTGAAATATGACTACCCGCTCGAGTGGCCGAACCGGGTGAATCGGATAAGTTCCGCAAATGACTTTGATAATTCTAAACCAACGTATTATCGAGAGAGCGACCGTGCTCGTAGTGTGTTACAGTCTGACAGCCCCTCAATTTCATCGCGTGTGTTTGAGAGAGTATCTAGCTTGTGTATACAATTGTACTTTTGTAAATTCCTCTCGCGAATCCGTGTCGCGACCGGGGTTTGACACCAGTTGTTTGACCAAGACGTTTGCCTCGTAATCCTCCGATAGTAGGGCTGAAACCGCGACCACCGCGGTTGAGGTAACGTTTCTGGAGGACCTTTCCTCGATCTCTGTTTGATATATCTGAAAGTTTTGCACCGATTCCGATTCGGCAGTCCGGTCGTCTCAGAGCCTCGTGACGGCGCTCAGCTGCGACTGATGCGGCACGGCCCTACACAAGTTTTATAAGACGGCAGGAGACAGAGAGCAGTATGCAGCGCACGACTGCAGAGCCGACTGTAGAGCAACTGCCGGGACCGAAGGCGAAGGAGTGGGTCGACCTCCACCACGATTCGGCCGCGACTAGCACGTACGTCTACGACTTCGTCTGGGACATCACGGAGGACGCCGTGGGACCGTTCTGTACGGATCCCGACGGCAACGTCCTCCTCGATTTCACGAGCCACGTCGCGGCGGCGCCGCTGGGCTACAACAATCCAAAGCTGCTCAACGAGATGCGGGAGTTCGACCTCGTTGACCCGCTGAAGATCGCCGGTCAGGACTTCTATGTGAGTACCGGGGGAACGCCCGAGGACACCGAACTTCCCGGACCGGCTCACCTGATGAACACGCTGACGGAGATCACCGATCACTACGACCTCGACACCGTCTTCCTGTCGAACTCCGGCGCTGAGGCCGTCGAGAACGCGATCAAGATTTGCTACGATAACTGTGACGTCCCGAAGTACGGGCTCACGTTCGAGGGGGCGTTCCACGGGCGAACGCTCGGAACGCTGTCGCTGAACCGCTCGAAGTCCGTTCATCGCCGGAAGTTCCCGGAACTGAGCGGGATACACGATATCCCCCACTCCTTCGAGGGTGTCCAGCGCCTCCGCGAGAAGCTCGATGCCGATAACGGTCACATTCCGCCCGAGCAGGTTGCGTTTCTCATCCTCGAACCGATCCAGGGCGAGGGCGGCTATCAGATTCCGGAGTCGGAGTTCATGCGCGAGGTAGACACACTCTGTAAGGAACACGACATTCCACTCATCGCTGACGAGATTCAGTCCGGGCTCGGCCGTACCGGCGAAATGTGGGCCTCGGACCACTACGACTTCGAACCCGACGTCATCACCAGTGCGAAGGCGCTGCGGGTCGGTGCGACGATCTCACGCTCAGAGATCTTCCCCGGCGAGAAGAGCCGCCTCTCCTCGACGTGGGGTGCCGGCGACATTCTCTCTTCTATCCAAGGCACGCTCACAATCGCGGCGATTCGAGAATACGGGCTCCTCGAGCACGCGCAGCACGCGGGCGAACGCCTTGTGGGACAGCTCGGCGACGTTCAGGAGTCGTATTCCGAGGCCGTCGTCGACACCCGCGGCATCGGACTCATGACCGCGATCGAGTTCGACAGCAAGGACCGACGGGAGGCCGTCATCGAGGCCGCTCTCCAGCACGGGCTGCTAACGCTCGGCTGCGGACAGAAGACGCTCCGCCTGCTGCCGCCGCTCGACGTTTCCGACCGTGAGCTCGACATCGCCGTCGACCTCCTCGAGAACGCGATCGCCGAGACCGTATCATCGTCGTAACCGTTGCGGCCGGACTCCAACACAGATCACAGATGCCATCCGAACAGACGACACGTACGGAATCGAGTAACGAATCGGACGAAGGAGCAACGGAATCACCGCTTGAGACGGCGCGCCGACAGTTGCACACGGCAGCGACGCACGTCGACGTTGACGTCGGCGTCATCGAACGGCTCAAACATCCGACCCGGATCGTGGAGGTTTCTATTCCACTCGAGCGAGACGACGGGAGCGTCGACGTGTTCACGGGGTATCGAGCGCAACACGACGATGTCCGCGGGCCGTACAAGGGCGGACTCCGCTTCCATCCCGAGGTCTCCGCCGAGGAGTGCGTCGGAC comes from Natronococcus occultus SP4 and encodes:
- a CDS encoding aldehyde dehydrogenase family protein codes for the protein MSQSAIRDSSLHYIDGEWTAGTSDETFKSIDPATGEPLETFRRGTEDDVDAALEAAEDAFEEWRELSYIDRAEYLWDIYHELRDRHEELGEIVSKECGKEISEGKADVTEAWHMVEWAAGNARHPHGDVVPSEISAKDAYMRRKPRGVVGCVTPWNFPVAIPFWHMAIALVEGNTVVWKPAEQTPWCGQIIAEMFEDAGIPDGVFNMIQGYGDAGAAITDDERVDTVLFTGSAEVGQEIASKVGSEPGKLAACEMGGKNGIVVTEEADLDIAVHSAVMSSFKTTGQRCVSSERLIIHEEIYDEFKERFVEIAEDVAVGDPLEESTFMGPAIEAEHLEKIEKHNELARKEGANVLVDRFELEDEEIPDGHEDGNWVGPFVYEIDYDTDLRCLKEECFGPHVAMLEYEGDIERALEIHNDTPYGLAGAIVSEDYRQINYFRDYAELGLAYANLPCIGAEVHLPFGGVKQSGNSYPSAREAIEAVTERTAWTINNSKEIEMAQGLSADITKDD
- a CDS encoding aminotransferase class III-fold pyridoxal phosphate-dependent enzyme codes for the protein MQRTTAEPTVEQLPGPKAKEWVDLHHDSAATSTYVYDFVWDITEDAVGPFCTDPDGNVLLDFTSHVAAAPLGYNNPKLLNEMREFDLVDPLKIAGQDFYVSTGGTPEDTELPGPAHLMNTLTEITDHYDLDTVFLSNSGAEAVENAIKICYDNCDVPKYGLTFEGAFHGRTLGTLSLNRSKSVHRRKFPELSGIHDIPHSFEGVQRLREKLDADNGHIPPEQVAFLILEPIQGEGGYQIPESEFMREVDTLCKEHDIPLIADEIQSGLGRTGEMWASDHYDFEPDVITSAKALRVGATISRSEIFPGEKSRLSSTWGAGDILSSIQGTLTIAAIREYGLLEHAQHAGERLVGQLGDVQESYSEAVVDTRGIGLMTAIEFDSKDRREAVIEAALQHGLLTLGCGQKTLRLLPPLDVSDRELDIAVDLLENAIAETVSSS